A genomic stretch from Sander vitreus isolate 19-12246 chromosome 17, sanVit1, whole genome shotgun sequence includes:
- the mdh1ab gene encoding malate dehydrogenase 1Ab, NAD (soluble) translates to MSEPIRVLVTGAAGQIAYSLLFSIAKGDVFGKDQPVILLLLDITPMLPVLDGVVMELQDCALPLLRDIVPTDKEEVAFKDLDAAILVGSMPRKEGMERKDLLKANVAIFKSQGAALEKYAKKTVKVLVVGNPANTNCLIAAKSAPSIPKENFSCLTRLDHNRARSQVAMRCGVPATHVKNVIIWGNHSSTQYPDVHHCLVNMSGSELACFEAVKDDAWLKGDFIATVQQRGAAVIKARKLSSAMSAAKAICDHMRDIWSGTPEGEFISMGVYSSANSYGVPEDLIYSFPVQIKDKNWKIVEGLAINDFSQMKMDATAAELMEERDTAVAFLGV, encoded by the exons ATG TCTGAGCCTATTAGAGTTCTGGTGACCGGCGCTGCTGGACAGATTGCCTATTCCCTGTTGTTCAGCATTGCCAAGGGAGATGTCTTTGGCAAAGATCAG CCAGTCATCTTGCTCCTTTTGGACATTACGCCCATGTTGCCAGTCCTGGATGGTGTTGTCATGGAGCTGCAGGACTGTGCCCTCCCACTTCTGAGAG ATATTGTCCCCACAGACAAGGAGGAGGTAGCCTTCAAGGACCTGGACGCAGCCATCTTGGTGGGCTCCATGCCCAGGAAGGAAGGCATGGAGAGGAAGGACCTGCTCAAAGCCAACGTGGCCATCTTCAAGAGTCAGGGCGCCGCCCTGGAGAAGTACGCCAAGAAAACCGTCAAG gtGCTGGTTGTGGGAAATCCTGCCAACACCAACTGTCTGATTGCAGCCAAGTCTGCTCCCTCCATCCCCAAAGAGAATTTCTCCTGCCTCACTCGTCTGGACCACAACAGGGCTCGCTCTCAG GTGGCAATGCGCTGTGGCGTTCCTGCCACccatgtgaaaaatgtgatcATCTGGGGCAACCACTCGTCCACCCAGTACCCAGACGTGCATCACTGCTTGGTCAACATGTCTGGTAGCGAGCTCGCCTGCTTTGAGGCAGTCAAGGATGATGCCTGGCTTAAAGGAGATTTCATCGCT ACAGTGCAGCAGAGAGGCGCTGCAGTCATCAAGGCCAGGAAGCTGTCCAGTGCCATGTCTGCAGCCAAGGCCATCTGTGACCACATGAGAGACATCTGGTCAGGCACCCCCGAG gGTGAGTTCATCTCCATGGGTGTTTACTCCTCTGCCAACTCCTATGGAGTCCCAGAAGACCTCATCTACTCATTCCCTGTCCAGATTAAG GACAAGAACTGGAAGATTGTGGAGGGCCTGGCCATCAACGACTTTTCCCAAATGAAGATGGATGCCACAGCAGCAGAGCtgatggaggagagagacacagcTGTGGCTTTCCTAGGAGTATGA